A region of the Silene latifolia isolate original U9 population chromosome 9, ASM4854445v1, whole genome shotgun sequence genome:
TTTCAAAGTACATATTGGCTAAGGCATAAAAgggaataagttcaaaaacagacgaAATATGTCACTTAAATTGGAATTTTGAaataattttaagaaaaaatattttaaaagggagtaattttaaaaatgtaaatttcaaaagggagtaaaatctaattaactcgatatagtatatgaataatgtttatattataattaatataccatATCATTAGTTACATTGTGTATTTTGAGTATTACCTACTTATATTAGAATAATCtgattaaaataaatttaatctacttatattaggatgctgactttattaaaatattaggaaatctacttttattaggataattttattaaatttgtttcgaaatctactcttgttagaaattctaaaaaagttggactctctaatatcgcttgaaaagtttctgctttatatatatgaaTTGATTTATTGATTTTAAATCAATATcactgtgtgatggacccgattaagggatctcaatgcaaatattatatagtttgggttaaaattaaattatatagaagcttggttaTTTTCCTAAACAtatgtaagagactaaaacatgatcAATCTCCTTAtataattaagatggtcaatttccttaaaataaaataattatttaagatggtcaatttcaaggagactaaaagaaagaagatgcttggtaattttcctaaatatttataaaagactagaagatggtcaatttccataaaataaaataattaattagtataaacctgCACAATtgtggtattaattattatcatcataaaattatactccctcctaatcTCCTATTCATTAAGTTCTTCCACATTTGTTTTAGGGTGgaatttagggggtgtttggttcacacaaaaaagtatggggtatgagtttggtttttggaatgagtcaaacccataccaagtgtttgtttcaCAAATTCAAGGTTTTATACCCATACGGCCATACCTCATAcctatgaggtatgggtttctcaaaCCCAAGGTGgaaggtgggtatgagattgatacccttgggtatcaaactaaaatgaacaaaaataagaaaaaacaAATTATAGCATACTGTAAATCCATTTTTTTTATATACTTATTGATTAAataatcattttcatgattttataatactaaaaattattatttacaatattttaatTTATGCATTTTAACCTTAATTGAGTTTAAAAACCATACCACTCAAAATTGAAACAAACAAAAGGTATGAGGGATcaagttccaaacccataccacccGGGTATGATTCTTGATTCCAAACCCTTATCCGTGCACGAAACAAACGCGCCCTTTTATTAGACAATGTGGAGAAAGTAAGTAAGAGAATGTGGGGTTATAAGCTATTATAATCACAAATATTAGACAAATAAAAAAAGTGGAGGATCTTTGTGTATTTGCCGTTTTAAGAAAGAAATGTGGAAGATcttagagaataggagggagtatattaactttaaaatctatgcaattttattaaactttataatttatTAAGATGTATAGAGATGCTAATTATTTAAcctacaaaaatataatataagtaagttataaataattcaagttagattccataatatataatattgcataattctttcgatttgagttaatgcatatatgtaatatatttatgtaaatatataatcctcttaaaattgcatgcctaagtggTAAAAGTAATTTCATCAGTAaataaaagaattgtagtaacattggatatagttatatgatactaatcactcatttgaatagtaaaagtaacaatattatcagcgagattagtgaaagtggtagaaacaacaacgggagaagtgaaataatcaatattaatgcggcaatagtgaaagtaacaataattacggcgggagtagtgaaattctCAATATTAATATGGCAGTagttacaataacaataattatggcgggagtagtgaaagtaacactGATTACGGACaaatagtgaaatgttattactattgtttcattaataagagtaaaatattaatagcgggagcagtggatttgtctcaaaatttatttcatcgtaattttaggatatgtcatagaaaaatatattaatgataaatttatgagttatgttaagtaattttatttaatgaaaaaaaaattaatggtaagtagaggtagctcgGGTGAAAccggacaccaatactagtatatatatataataagaaaCCAAGATATACCATAAGACAATTTCTGCATTGCAGATGTCTCTAAGAAACGAATTAGAGTCCCCTACTTAGCATACTCGGTTCAGGACTCTACAGTCAACTTTCTAGCACCGGTATCATATTTTTAATCTGATTTATGCTGCTTCATCAAATACCATCACCTGCAAGACCACAAAAAAAAATGATTAACCAGGCTTTTGAAGAAATATTTGTAACAAATAAAAttagataaaaaaaaataatttaggTACCCTGTAACAAATTGGACAAGTGTTACTTCTTTCCATCCAGGCGTATATACAACTTAGATGAAAATGGTGGGAACATTCAGTTACTATCTTTGGATTGTTAGGATCGTAATCTGCGGAAGAAATTAATGAGATAAAAAAAAATAGTTAGTCCAACGGCATTGATGCACAAATGTGATGGTAGAAGACGAAGAAAAAGAGAAGAGTAGGTACCTTCAAGACAGGTAGGACATACATCCTCTTCATCAGGAGACAGAATTAGTTGATAAAGTTGGTTGCAAAGGTCAGGCAATGAGGGCTCCTCATCACTGACCAAGTAAGGACAAATCTTGGGCGTCTCTTCACAACATGGCAGCATTCCTTCAATTTGTGTGTCTAGTAAATCCTCATTAACTAACGCTGTAACTTGTGGTTCAGCCACTTGGTTGTCACACATTCCTGTAGAAACCGCCACATCTAACTCTGAATAAGATTGAGGTGCAGATAGGACGACGATATTCGGCTGATTCCCATCTGAGTTTCTGTCTTCT
Encoded here:
- the LOC141602582 gene encoding uncharacterized protein LOC141602582, which gives rise to MGILFSCCMNANDSQTEHPDASIPKNDSCSPSTTSEPLEDRNSDGNQPNIVVLSAPQSYSELDVAVSTGMCDNQVAEPQVTALVNEDLLDTQIEGMLPCCEETPKICPYLVSDEEPSLPDLCNQLYQLILSPDEEDVCPTCLEDYDPNNPKIVTECSHHFHLSCIYAWMERSNTCPICYRVMVFDEAA